The proteins below are encoded in one region of Papio anubis isolate 15944 chromosome 19, Panubis1.0, whole genome shotgun sequence:
- the AKAIN1 gene encoding A-kinase anchor protein inhibitor 1 isoform X3 — MVFAPGEKPGNEPEEVKLQNASKQIVQNAILRAVQQVSQESQRREERISDNQGHIQLGVGELTKKHEKK; from the coding sequence GTGAGAAACCTGGAAATGAGCCTGAAGAGGTGAAGCTGCAGAATGCCAGCAAACAGATTGTGCAGAACGCAATCCTGCGAGCTGTGCAGCAAGTCTCCCAGGAGAGCCAGCGCAGGGAAGAGAGAATCAGTGACAACCAGGGCCACATCCAACTGGGCGTTGGGGAGTTAACCAAGAAGCACGAAAAGAAGTAA